From the genome of Winogradskyella forsetii, one region includes:
- a CDS encoding phospho-sugar mutase: MIHIKPEILDRVNAWLTPTFDDESQKQIKNMMASNPKEVEESFYKNLEFGTGGMRGIMGLGTNRINKYTLGKNTQGLSNYLKECFPNEAIKVAIAYDCRHNSNTFGKLVADVFSANDIKVYLFEDLRATPELSFALKHLNCHCGIVLTASHNPPEYNGYKVYWQDGGQLVPPQDSAVIAEINKLDYTEIKFEANPDLIQYIGKDVDDVFIDASVKNGSFDTSAEAKENLNIVFTSLHGTSITAIPETLKRAGYTNVNIVEEQRLPNGDFPTVVSPNPEEPEALKMAMELAEKVDGDIVIGTDPDCDRLGVVTRNLENELVILNGNQTMLLMTDFLLKQWKKSGKINGKQFVASTIVSTPMMTVLANAYDVESKIGLTGFKWIAKMIKDFPELEFIGGGEESFGYMVGDFVRDKDAVTSTLLACEIAAQAKAKGKTMYQELIDLYVEHGFFKERLISLTKKGISGAEEIKQMMIDAKANPLKEINGQKVVLIEDYDLSISKNLQTNEETTIDIPKSNVLIYYTEDGSKIALRPSGTEPKIKFYISVSTDLDNKADFKKTEQLLDDRIDAILKDMNL; encoded by the coding sequence ATGATTCACATTAAACCAGAAATTTTAGATCGTGTAAACGCTTGGCTAACGCCTACTTTTGACGACGAATCCCAAAAACAAATTAAAAATATGATGGCCTCTAATCCAAAAGAAGTGGAAGAGAGTTTTTATAAAAATCTTGAATTTGGAACTGGTGGAATGCGAGGAATAATGGGCTTGGGCACCAACCGAATCAATAAATATACTTTAGGAAAAAACACGCAGGGCTTAAGCAATTATTTAAAAGAATGTTTCCCAAATGAAGCTATAAAGGTCGCGATTGCCTACGATTGCAGACATAACAGTAATACTTTTGGCAAACTAGTTGCAGATGTTTTTTCTGCCAATGACATCAAAGTTTATTTATTTGAAGATTTAAGGGCTACACCAGAATTATCGTTTGCCTTAAAACATTTAAACTGTCATTGTGGCATTGTGTTGACGGCATCTCATAATCCGCCAGAATATAACGGTTATAAAGTGTATTGGCAAGATGGAGGTCAACTGGTACCACCACAAGATTCAGCTGTAATTGCTGAAATTAATAAATTGGATTATACTGAAATTAAGTTTGAAGCTAATCCAGATTTAATTCAATACATAGGAAAAGACGTTGATGATGTTTTTATTGATGCCTCTGTAAAAAATGGAAGTTTTGACACCTCTGCTGAAGCTAAAGAAAACTTAAATATTGTATTCACATCTCTGCACGGCACCTCAATTACAGCGATACCGGAAACACTAAAACGAGCGGGTTATACTAACGTAAATATAGTTGAAGAACAGCGATTACCAAATGGCGATTTCCCAACGGTAGTTTCTCCAAATCCTGAAGAGCCAGAAGCTTTAAAAATGGCTATGGAATTAGCAGAAAAAGTGGATGGCGATATTGTTATAGGAACCGATCCAGATTGTGACCGCTTAGGTGTGGTGACACGAAATTTAGAAAACGAATTGGTCATCCTTAATGGTAACCAAACCATGTTGTTAATGACCGATTTCCTTCTGAAACAATGGAAAAAGTCAGGAAAAATCAATGGGAAACAATTTGTAGCTTCTACTATTGTTTCTACACCAATGATGACCGTTTTAGCCAATGCTTACGATGTAGAAAGTAAAATTGGTCTGACCGGTTTTAAGTGGATCGCAAAAATGATTAAAGACTTCCCTGAACTGGAATTTATTGGAGGCGGCGAAGAGAGTTTTGGATATATGGTGGGTGATTTTGTTCGAGATAAGGATGCTGTAACTTCCACGCTATTAGCTTGTGAAATTGCAGCACAAGCCAAGGCAAAAGGTAAAACCATGTACCAAGAATTGATTGATCTTTATGTGGAACACGGTTTCTTCAAAGAACGACTAATCTCTTTAACTAAAAAAGGAATTTCTGGTGCAGAGGAAATTAAGCAAATGATGATTGATGCCAAAGCTAATCCACTAAAAGAAATCAATGGTCAAAAAGTGGTTTTGATTGAGGATTATGATTTATCAATTTCAAAAAATCTTCAAACTAACGAAGAAACGACCATAGATATTCCTAAGTCCAATGTATTGATATATTACACAGAAGATGGCAGTAAAATAGCATTGCGACCAAGTGGCACTGAACCAAAAATAAAATTCTATATCAGCGTCAGCACTGATCTTGACAATAAGGCAGACTTCAAAAAAACGGAGCAATTATTGGACGACCGAATTGATGCTATCCTCAAGGATATGAATTTATAA